The Brachybacterium huguangmaarense genome contains a region encoding:
- a CDS encoding MaoC/PaaZ C-terminal domain-containing protein: protein MRELSDVPSFPAIYTAAVAPRPGVRRSRELPDVAYRVRRVRIDPDRAAAFDHLMGGAATDLVHPGVLHVLAFPVSLALMARPRFPAPLLGLVHVSNQVLQHRAVRVGELVDVECRVRNLRPHRKGRTFEAVSTVSVDGEIVATDVSTYLTRDGGASSAPERSGADETRYRAFEPPVPTARWRLGADTGRRYAAVSGDANPIHLSALSARLFGFPSAIAHGMYTASRAFTEARVDLHRPLRWDVSFDAPVTLPGTVLVRFTDEGADEAGERVRCVGWRPGREGREPRRCFEVEVTSLA from the coding sequence GTGCGAGAGCTGTCGGACGTCCCGTCCTTCCCGGCGATCTACACCGCGGCCGTCGCCCCGCGGCCCGGCGTGCGCCGCAGCCGCGAGCTGCCCGACGTGGCCTACCGCGTGCGCCGCGTCCGCATCGACCCCGACCGCGCCGCCGCCTTCGACCACCTCATGGGCGGTGCCGCGACCGACCTCGTCCACCCCGGCGTGCTGCACGTGCTCGCCTTCCCCGTCTCGCTCGCCCTCATGGCGCGCCCCCGCTTCCCCGCGCCCCTGCTCGGTCTCGTCCACGTGAGCAACCAGGTGCTCCAGCACCGCGCGGTGCGCGTGGGAGAGCTCGTGGACGTCGAGTGCCGCGTGCGCAACCTGCGCCCCCACCGCAAGGGCCGGACCTTCGAGGCCGTCTCGACCGTGAGCGTCGACGGCGAGATCGTGGCGACGGACGTGTCGACCTATCTCACGCGGGACGGCGGCGCCTCCTCGGCCCCCGAACGCTCGGGAGCCGACGAGACGCGGTACCGCGCCTTCGAGCCGCCCGTGCCGACGGCGCGCTGGCGGCTGGGCGCGGACACCGGGCGCCGCTACGCGGCCGTCTCGGGGGACGCCAACCCCATCCATCTGTCGGCGCTGTCGGCCCGTCTGTTCGGCTTCCCGTCGGCGATCGCCCACGGGATGTACACCGCCTCGCGCGCCTTCACCGAGGCGCGCGTGGACCTGCACCGGCCGCTGCGCTGGGACGTCAGCTTCGACGCCCCGGTCACGCTGCCGGGCACCGTCCTCGTGCGCTTCACCGACGAGGGAGCGGACGAGGCGGGCGAGCGGGTGCGCTGCGTGGGCTGGAGGCCGGGACGCGAGGGACGGGAGCCGCGGCGCTGCTTCGAGGTCGAGGTGACCTCACTGGCGTGA
- a CDS encoding 3-oxoacyl-ACP reductase, giving the protein MPRTDPYTRFVRSAPGAAIASRLGLPRPARLPRRADRSAAVLDPVVVLGSTAGADQVARTLLGWGADVRRRFEDVRTVGSVVVVLDELADPRELSDALLPLARAMRRLAPAARVVTISRPATGGRQRPAVEAARGGVEGFVRSLAHELRAGATAGGILVADGVALDAPGVTGTLRFLLSSRSAFVDGQLLTVASSAGELPTAWDRPLEGRTALVTGAARGIGAAIARTLAADGARVVLLDVPAAGTDLARLANELRGVPLQLDVTAPDAGARLVAHCRSHGLVLDIVVHNAGITRDKLFANMTAERWDPVIAVNLASQIALDEALLASGEGTEAGVLAVAPRFVSLASTSGIAGNRGQTNYAASKAGVITLMPALAHALEAGGGTANAVAPGFIETDMTARMPPIPREIARRANSLQQGGLPVDVAEAVAFLASGPAGGLRGETLRVCGQNLVGR; this is encoded by the coding sequence ATGCCCCGGACCGACCCCTACACCCGCTTCGTCCGCTCCGCGCCCGGCGCCGCGATCGCCTCCCGCCTCGGCCTGCCCCGGCCCGCGCGGCTGCCGCGCCGCGCCGATCGCAGCGCGGCCGTGCTCGACCCGGTCGTCGTGCTCGGCTCGACAGCCGGTGCCGACCAGGTCGCGCGCACCCTGCTGGGCTGGGGCGCCGACGTCCGCCGGCGCTTCGAGGACGTGCGCACCGTCGGCTCCGTCGTCGTCGTGCTCGACGAGCTGGCCGATCCGCGCGAGCTGTCGGACGCGCTCCTGCCGCTGGCCCGCGCGATGCGCCGCCTCGCGCCCGCCGCCCGCGTCGTCACGATCTCCCGGCCCGCGACCGGAGGCCGGCAGCGGCCCGCCGTCGAGGCCGCGCGCGGCGGCGTCGAGGGCTTCGTCCGCTCCCTCGCGCACGAGCTGCGCGCCGGGGCAACCGCGGGCGGCATCCTCGTCGCCGACGGGGTCGCCCTCGACGCCCCCGGCGTGACGGGCACCCTGCGCTTCCTGCTGTCCAGCCGCAGCGCCTTCGTCGACGGCCAGCTGCTCACCGTGGCCTCGAGCGCGGGCGAGCTGCCGACCGCCTGGGACCGCCCGCTCGAGGGGCGCACCGCGCTCGTCACGGGGGCGGCCCGCGGCATCGGCGCGGCGATCGCCCGCACCCTCGCCGCCGACGGCGCACGGGTGGTCCTGCTCGACGTGCCGGCGGCGGGCACGGACCTGGCCCGCCTGGCCAACGAGCTGCGCGGCGTGCCCCTCCAGCTCGACGTCACGGCCCCCGACGCGGGGGCCCGCCTGGTCGCCCACTGCCGCAGCCACGGCCTCGTGCTCGACATCGTCGTGCACAACGCGGGGATCACGCGCGACAAGCTGTTCGCGAACATGACGGCCGAGCGCTGGGACCCGGTCATCGCCGTCAACCTCGCGAGCCAGATCGCCCTCGACGAGGCCCTCCTGGCCTCGGGCGAGGGGACCGAGGCCGGCGTGCTCGCCGTCGCCCCCCGCTTCGTGTCGCTCGCCTCGACGAGCGGCATCGCCGGCAACCGCGGGCAGACCAACTACGCCGCCTCCAAGGCGGGCGTGATCACCCTGATGCCCGCCCTCGCCCACGCGCTCGAGGCGGGCGGGGGCACCGCCAACGCCGTCGCCCCCGGCTTCATCGAGACCGACATGACGGCCCGCATGCCCCCGATCCCGCGCGAGATCGCGCGGCGCGCCAACTCGCTGCAGCAGGGCGGCCTCCCCGTCGACGTGGCCGAGGCGGTCGCGTTCCTCGCCTCGGGACCCGCCGGCGGCCTGCGCGGCGAGACGCTGCGCGTGTGCGGCCAGAACCTGGTGGGCCGGTGA
- a CDS encoding acetyl-CoA C-acetyltransferase, whose protein sequence is MADAATVRDHPSDEQAPPAPAPRDAYVLGGNRIPFARSGGAYAGVSAQDLLTAALDGLVARFSLQDERLGEVAGGAVLKRAADLNLTRESALGTPLDPRTPALDLSKACATGLETTLHISNAIRLGQIDAGIACGVDTASDAPIEVSDRLRRILHRVSSAKTPARRLRALAALRPADLAPQPPRNAEPRTGMSMGEHQALTTAAWGITRTAQDELALRSHQRLAAAYDRGFLDDLVSGYRGLARDENLRPDSTLEKLASLRPVFGTSTPAVAEPTMTAGNSTPLTDGASAVLLASADWAESHGHVPLARLVDARTAAVDFVHGDEGLLMAPAYAVPALLDAHGLTLADLDLVEIHEAFASTVLTTLAAWESERFGRERLGRDGAVGRIDEDRLNVAGSSLAAGHPFAATGGRIVATLAKLLHEAARETGRTQRGLVSICAAGGQGTVALLESDGRA, encoded by the coding sequence ATGGCCGATGCCGCCACCGTGCGAGACCACCCGAGCGACGAGCAGGCCCCGCCCGCTCCCGCGCCCCGCGACGCCTACGTGCTCGGCGGCAACCGCATCCCCTTCGCCCGCAGCGGCGGCGCGTATGCGGGGGTCTCCGCCCAGGACCTCCTGACGGCGGCCCTCGACGGCCTCGTGGCCCGCTTCTCGCTCCAGGACGAGCGGCTCGGCGAGGTCGCCGGCGGCGCGGTCCTCAAGCGGGCCGCCGACCTCAACCTCACGCGCGAGAGCGCGCTGGGGACGCCGCTGGACCCCCGCACCCCCGCCCTCGACCTCTCCAAGGCGTGCGCGACGGGGCTCGAGACGACGCTGCACATCTCCAACGCGATCCGCCTGGGGCAGATCGACGCGGGCATCGCATGCGGCGTCGACACCGCCTCCGACGCGCCCATCGAGGTCTCCGACCGTCTGCGCCGGATCCTCCACCGGGTCTCCTCCGCGAAGACCCCGGCCCGGCGGCTGCGGGCGCTCGCGGCCCTCCGCCCCGCCGACCTCGCGCCGCAGCCGCCCCGCAACGCCGAGCCCCGCACCGGCATGTCGATGGGGGAGCACCAGGCGCTGACCACCGCAGCCTGGGGCATCACGCGCACCGCGCAGGACGAGCTCGCCCTGCGCTCCCACCAGCGCCTCGCGGCCGCCTACGACCGCGGGTTCCTCGACGACCTCGTGAGCGGCTACCGGGGCCTGGCCCGCGACGAGAACCTCCGGCCCGACTCGACGCTCGAGAAGCTCGCCTCGCTGAGGCCCGTCTTCGGCACGAGCACGCCCGCCGTCGCCGAGCCCACCATGACCGCCGGCAACTCGACCCCGCTGACGGACGGCGCGAGCGCCGTGCTGCTCGCGAGCGCCGACTGGGCCGAGAGCCACGGCCACGTGCCGCTCGCCCGCCTCGTCGACGCCCGCACCGCCGCCGTCGACTTCGTGCACGGCGACGAGGGCCTGCTGATGGCCCCCGCCTACGCCGTGCCCGCCCTGCTCGACGCCCACGGGCTCACCCTCGCCGACCTCGACCTCGTCGAGATCCACGAGGCCTTCGCCTCGACCGTGCTCACGACCCTCGCGGCCTGGGAGTCCGAGCGCTTCGGGCGCGAGCGTCTCGGGCGCGACGGCGCCGTCGGCCGCATCGACGAGGACCGTCTCAACGTGGCCGGCAGCTCGCTCGCCGCAGGCCACCCCTTCGCCGCGACCGGCGGCCGCATCGTCGCGACCCTCGCCAAGCTCCTGCACGAGGCGGCCCGGGAGACCGGCCGCACCCAGCGCGGCCTGGTGTCGATCTGCGCCGCGGGCGGACAGGGCACGGTCGCCCTGCTCGAGTCCGACGGGAGGGCCTGA
- a CDS encoding TetR/AcrR family transcriptional regulator, whose amino-acid sequence MNRSTQPPVAAPELEPSSGADAIGLELDTGGGAPPVDGRSARWARHREQRRAELLHIARRLIHTQGPDVTMEGIAAASGTSKSIVYRYFADKSQLQRAIGMHILSGMHRRLVEQMDQVEAESGRSAGPEQRIRAMIAAYVAAAEASPHVYRFVTRPSEGLNHFLTSVARLVATALPDGTPAAVAEVWSSGAVGFVQGSVDRWMNAAAPRLTADELTDELVSWLMHGILEDSALLADIEKENR is encoded by the coding sequence GTGAACCGGAGCACGCAACCCCCTGTCGCCGCGCCCGAGCTCGAACCGAGCTCCGGCGCGGATGCGATCGGCCTCGAGCTCGACACCGGCGGCGGCGCTCCGCCGGTCGACGGCCGCTCGGCCCGCTGGGCCCGTCATCGCGAGCAGCGTCGTGCCGAGCTGCTCCACATCGCGCGCCGCCTCATCCACACCCAGGGTCCGGACGTCACGATGGAGGGCATCGCGGCGGCGTCCGGGACCTCGAAGTCGATCGTCTACCGCTACTTCGCCGACAAGTCGCAGCTCCAGCGCGCGATCGGCATGCACATCCTGTCCGGCATGCACCGCCGGCTGGTCGAGCAGATGGACCAGGTCGAGGCCGAGTCCGGCCGCAGCGCCGGGCCCGAGCAGCGCATCCGGGCCATGATCGCCGCCTACGTCGCGGCGGCCGAGGCCTCGCCTCACGTCTACCGCTTCGTCACCCGCCCGAGCGAGGGCCTGAACCACTTCCTGACCTCGGTCGCCCGGCTCGTGGCGACCGCGCTGCCCGACGGCACCCCGGCGGCCGTCGCGGAGGTCTGGTCCTCGGGCGCCGTGGGCTTCGTCCAGGGCTCCGTGGACCGCTGGATGAACGCCGCCGCCCCCCGCCTCACCGCCGACGAGCTCACCGACGAGCTCGTCTCCTGGCTCATGCACGGGATCCTCGAGGACTCCGCGCTCCTGGCCGACATCGAGAAGGAGAACCGATGA
- a CDS encoding nucleoside hydrolase, protein MPAPVLLDCDTGIDDAIALTYLAATPAARLVGIVSTGGNVPAAQVARNNLDLCALLDLDVPVALGASAPLVEPARFAEDTHGPTGLGYASLPASDRALADRSGAELWVDAARAHPGELVGIVIGPHTNLALALDLEPELPHLLRRLHIMGGAINHRGNTGPTGEWNIAVDPEAAQRVFAAFSWAPARPVLGPLDVTEEVVFTAETLARLGAASTHPVTAVLLDALRWYVEFHEADGFGPIAHVHDPFVVAHAVTGRFARTAPLALDVELDGTLTRGQTVGDWLGRWGREPNVDVMVQADAAGFVDHLVETLGLLRVVPPAGGPTSRQ, encoded by the coding sequence ATGCCCGCTCCCGTGCTCCTGGACTGCGACACCGGCATCGACGACGCGATCGCGCTCACCTATCTCGCGGCGACGCCCGCGGCCCGTCTGGTCGGGATCGTCTCGACGGGCGGCAACGTGCCCGCCGCGCAGGTGGCCCGCAACAACCTCGACCTGTGCGCCCTGCTGGACCTCGACGTGCCCGTGGCCCTCGGGGCGAGCGCACCGCTCGTCGAGCCGGCGCGCTTCGCGGAGGACACGCACGGACCCACCGGCCTGGGGTACGCGAGCCTTCCCGCGTCGGATCGCGCGCTCGCGGACCGCAGCGGTGCCGAGCTGTGGGTCGACGCGGCCCGCGCCCATCCGGGCGAGCTCGTCGGCATCGTGATCGGCCCGCACACGAACCTCGCACTCGCCCTCGACCTCGAGCCCGAGCTCCCACATCTGCTGCGGCGCCTGCACATCATGGGCGGCGCGATCAACCATCGCGGCAACACGGGGCCGACGGGCGAGTGGAACATCGCGGTCGACCCCGAGGCGGCCCAGCGGGTGTTCGCGGCGTTCTCCTGGGCCCCGGCGCGGCCGGTGCTGGGGCCCCTCGACGTGACCGAGGAGGTCGTCTTCACGGCCGAGACCCTCGCCCGTCTCGGCGCAGCCTCGACGCATCCCGTGACGGCGGTGCTGCTGGACGCCCTGCGCTGGTACGTCGAGTTCCACGAGGCCGACGGCTTCGGGCCGATCGCGCACGTCCACGACCCCTTCGTCGTCGCCCACGCCGTCACGGGACGCTTCGCGCGCACGGCGCCCCTCGCGCTCGACGTGGAGCTGGACGGCACCCTCACTCGCGGGCAGACGGTGGGCGACTGGCTGGGCCGCTGGGGGCGCGAGCCGAACGTCGACGTGATGGTGCAGGCCGACGCCGCGGGCTTCGTCGACCATCTCGTCGAGACCCTCGGCCTGCTGCGCGTCGTCCCGCCCGCGGGCGGGCCGACCTCACGCCAGTGA
- a CDS encoding winged helix-turn-helix domain-containing protein yields MTQQTRHPRFALESELAHPVRFSIVAALAAVESMAFGELRDELQVSDSVLSKQITELEKAGFVKVAKGFVGKRPRTTLSLTAQGLRRWRLHLEALRAIAGGSA; encoded by the coding sequence ATGACGCAGCAGACCCGGCACCCGCGCTTCGCGCTCGAGTCCGAGCTGGCCCATCCCGTCCGGTTCTCGATCGTGGCCGCGCTCGCCGCCGTGGAGTCCATGGCCTTCGGCGAGCTGCGGGACGAGCTGCAGGTCTCCGACTCGGTGCTCTCCAAGCAGATCACCGAGCTCGAGAAGGCCGGATTCGTCAAGGTCGCGAAGGGGTTCGTGGGCAAGCGGCCGCGGACCACCCTCTCCCTGACCGCCCAGGGGCTGCGGCGATGGCGACTCCACCTGGAGGCGCTGCGCGCCATCGCGGGCGGCAGCGCCTGA
- a CDS encoding class I SAM-dependent methyltransferase: MTHPDAPDVPATPEPAPHFPAAAPAPGDGLAPETADRTDRLILEVASHEGAWGSEDAAVLVVADRTGALTEAALARGTGPVLAFHTSGLAVEAAARAHAPALAEGRLLLPHRGDAAREPAGLEDFVRSTGIALATALVRLPKSLRSLEATARAVARTGTPDLVLVGGGAVKHMSRTQNDVLGGAFAQVHATRGSGSSRCLVAARPRPDTAPATAEHGSAEVHVHGATGTLALRGIGGVFGGGRADAGSLLLLRALDAALEEDAALKEHAPAVHDAPLRALDLGSGNGLLTAYLARALPDAVIVGSDDDLDAVASTRATLAASGLERPGIDVRWEASLASQRDGSADLIVLNPPFHDGTAVDATLVQGLLDAAARVLRPGGALWFVHNSHLRYRPEVERRVGPVQQRARDRRFTVLRAVRRSA; encoded by the coding sequence GTGACCCACCCCGATGCGCCCGACGTCCCTGCGACCCCCGAGCCGGCACCGCACTTCCCCGCCGCCGCGCCCGCTCCCGGCGACGGGCTCGCCCCGGAGACGGCCGACCGCACCGACCGGCTGATCCTCGAGGTCGCCTCGCACGAGGGGGCGTGGGGGAGCGAGGACGCCGCCGTGCTCGTGGTCGCCGACCGCACCGGGGCCCTCACCGAGGCCGCCCTGGCGCGCGGCACCGGACCCGTGCTCGCCTTCCACACCTCGGGCCTGGCCGTCGAGGCGGCCGCGCGGGCGCATGCTCCGGCGCTCGCCGAGGGGCGCCTGCTGCTGCCCCACCGCGGCGACGCGGCCCGGGAGCCGGCGGGCCTCGAGGACTTCGTGCGCTCCACCGGGATCGCGCTCGCGACGGCGCTCGTGCGCCTGCCCAAGTCCCTCCGCTCGCTCGAGGCCACCGCCCGCGCCGTGGCCCGCACAGGCACCCCCGACCTGGTCCTGGTCGGCGGCGGGGCCGTCAAGCACATGTCGCGGACGCAGAACGACGTGCTCGGCGGCGCGTTCGCGCAGGTCCACGCGACGCGGGGGAGCGGGTCCTCGCGCTGTCTGGTCGCGGCGCGGCCCCGCCCCGACACCGCCCCCGCGACGGCCGAGCACGGCAGCGCCGAGGTGCACGTGCACGGCGCGACCGGGACGCTCGCCCTGCGCGGCATCGGCGGCGTCTTCGGCGGCGGCCGCGCGGACGCCGGGAGCCTGCTCCTGCTGCGGGCCCTCGACGCCGCCCTCGAGGAAGACGCCGCCCTCAAGGAGCATGCCCCGGCCGTGCACGACGCGCCGTTGCGGGCCCTCGACCTCGGCAGCGGCAACGGGCTGCTGACCGCCTACCTCGCCCGTGCTCTCCCAGACGCCGTGATCGTCGGGAGCGACGACGACCTCGACGCGGTGGCCTCGACCCGTGCGACCCTCGCGGCATCCGGCCTCGAGCGCCCCGGGATCGACGTGCGCTGGGAGGCGTCGCTCGCCTCGCAGCGCGACGGGTCCGCGGACCTGATCGTGCTGAACCCGCCCTTCCACGACGGCACGGCCGTCGACGCGACCCTCGTGCAAGGCCTGCTCGACGCGGCGGCACGCGTGCTGCGCCCCGGCGGTGCGCTGTGGTTCGTGCACAACTCGCACCTGCGCTATCGGCCCGAGGTCGAACGACGCGTGGGGCCGGTCCAGCAGCGGGCGCGCGACCGCCGCTTCACCGTGCTGCGAGCGGTGCGGCGCTCGGCCTGA
- a CDS encoding FadR/GntR family transcriptional regulator, with the protein MSAKVEQAVEGLRAMIASGRLRPGDRLPSEADLCERLDVSRSSLREAQKMLAVAGVLISRTGSGTYVSALSADDFMSGLRIAVPLLPLEQFLELLDLRCVLEGHAAAAAAASFDDARRHRLLELAAKIAAQPWDADAEGLDDAFHRLLADGTDNASLRTLLAIIRERSHHYRLLDGASGAELKRSSDEAHRRIAEAVLARDPEAARVEAQQHVMTTRRWLASMRPDPEP; encoded by the coding sequence ATGAGCGCCAAGGTCGAGCAGGCCGTCGAGGGGCTGCGCGCGATGATCGCCTCCGGGCGCCTGCGGCCCGGCGACCGCCTGCCGAGCGAGGCGGATCTGTGCGAGCGCCTGGACGTGTCCCGCAGCTCCCTGCGCGAGGCGCAGAAGATGCTCGCCGTGGCCGGGGTGCTGATCTCGCGCACAGGCTCGGGCACCTATGTCTCCGCCCTCTCGGCCGACGACTTCATGTCGGGCCTGCGCATCGCCGTCCCGCTGCTCCCGCTCGAGCAGTTCCTCGAGCTCCTCGACCTGCGCTGCGTGCTCGAGGGGCACGCGGCGGCCGCCGCGGCGGCCTCGTTCGACGACGCCCGGCGCCATCGCCTCCTCGAGCTGGCCGCGAAGATCGCCGCCCAGCCGTGGGACGCGGACGCCGAGGGCCTCGACGACGCGTTCCACCGCCTGCTCGCCGACGGGACCGACAACGCCTCCTTGCGCACGCTGCTCGCGATCATCCGCGAGCGCAGCCACCACTACCGCCTGCTCGACGGCGCGAGCGGCGCGGAGCTCAAGCGCTCGAGCGACGAGGCGCATCGCCGGATCGCCGAGGCGGTGCTCGCGCGCGACCCCGAGGCCGCACGGGTCGAGGCGCAGCAACACGTCATGACCACGCGGCGCTGGCTCGCGAGCATGCGTCCGGACCCCGAGCCCTGA
- the purQ gene encoding phosphoribosylformylglycinamidine synthase subunit PurQ, whose product MRIGVVTFPGTLDDRDALRAVRLAGGEGVPLWHADDDLLDVDAVVLPGGFSYGDYLRAGAISRFAPMMDRVADAARGGMPVLGICNGFQILCESHLLPGSMIKNAHRTFICRDQPLRVESTRTAWTTDFEQGQVIRVPLKNQDGQFVADRRTLDELEGEGRVVFRYVGGATHGPAGFEDNPNGSWNDIAGITNSYGNVVGLMPHPEHAVEPGFGPDEPGKATRTGTDGLGVFTSVLRSLVA is encoded by the coding sequence ATGCGCATCGGCGTCGTCACCTTCCCGGGCACGCTCGACGACCGGGACGCCCTGCGCGCCGTCCGCCTGGCCGGCGGGGAGGGCGTGCCCCTCTGGCATGCCGACGACGACCTGCTCGACGTCGACGCCGTGGTCCTGCCGGGAGGATTCTCCTACGGCGACTACCTGCGGGCCGGCGCGATCAGCCGCTTCGCGCCCATGATGGATCGCGTGGCCGACGCCGCCCGGGGCGGCATGCCCGTGCTCGGCATCTGCAACGGCTTCCAGATCCTGTGCGAGTCCCACCTCCTGCCGGGATCGATGATCAAGAACGCGCATCGCACGTTCATCTGCCGCGACCAGCCGCTGCGCGTCGAGAGCACCCGGACCGCCTGGACCACGGACTTCGAGCAGGGACAGGTCATCCGGGTCCCCCTGAAGAACCAGGACGGCCAGTTCGTGGCCGACCGGCGCACGCTCGACGAGCTCGAGGGCGAGGGCCGCGTGGTCTTCCGCTACGTCGGCGGCGCCACGCACGGACCCGCCGGCTTCGAGGACAACCCCAACGGCTCGTGGAACGACATCGCGGGGATCACGAACTCCTACGGCAACGTCGTGGGCCTCATGCCCCACCCCGAGCATGCCGTCGAGCCGGGCTTCGGCCCCGACGAGCCGGGCAAGGCCACGCGCACGGGCACGGACGGCCTGGGCGTCTTCACCTCGGTGCTGCGCAGCCTCGTCGCCTGA
- the purS gene encoding phosphoribosylformylglycinamidine synthase subunit PurS, producing MPRVVVHVMPKPEILDPQGKAVAGALPRLGFDGISNVRQGKRFELEVEGEVTDTVLARLREAAETLLSNPVIEDVVEIEVDRTGASSASEASA from the coding sequence ATGCCACGAGTCGTGGTCCACGTCATGCCCAAGCCCGAGATCCTCGACCCGCAGGGCAAGGCGGTCGCCGGCGCCCTCCCCCGCCTGGGCTTCGACGGCATCTCGAACGTCCGCCAGGGCAAGCGCTTCGAGCTCGAGGTGGAGGGCGAGGTCACCGACACGGTCCTCGCCCGTCTGCGCGAGGCCGCCGAGACGCTCCTGTCCAACCCCGTGATCGAGGACGTCGTCGAGATCGAGGTCGACCGCACCGGGGCCTCGTCCGCGTCGGAGGCGAGCGCCTGA